One part of the Halodesulfovibrio sp. MK-HDV genome encodes these proteins:
- a CDS encoding sulfite exporter TauE/SafE family protein, producing the protein MLKNVTRLFTMLTLWVGAAVFASPMGAFATEAATASAPAGGNHVWWFWPLILLVFCFVLGVIAVLAGVGGGVLYVPLISGFFPFHIDFVRGAGLMVALAGALAAGPGLLKRNLASLRLALPMALIASACAIGGAVLGLYLSQLDPRYVQTALGATIMGISILLLCSKNSEYPIVTKQDAISHALGIEGLYQDQATGKEFEWKTHRTFTGLLLFVVIGVMAGMFGLGAGWANIPVLNLLMGAPLKVSVATSKFLLSITDTSAAWVYMNQGAVIPLIAIPSIIGLMLGSLVGVRLLAVAKASFIRYMVIGVLFFAGFKALDKGLGLGIMG; encoded by the coding sequence ATGCTGAAAAACGTTACTAGACTTTTCACGATGCTAACCCTTTGGGTTGGCGCAGCAGTGTTTGCATCCCCTATGGGTGCATTTGCTACTGAAGCGGCTACTGCCAGCGCTCCGGCGGGTGGTAACCATGTATGGTGGTTCTGGCCACTCATATTGTTAGTTTTCTGTTTTGTACTTGGTGTAATCGCGGTTTTGGCTGGCGTTGGTGGCGGCGTACTGTACGTACCACTAATATCTGGCTTCTTCCCGTTTCACATTGACTTTGTACGTGGTGCAGGCCTTATGGTTGCGCTTGCAGGTGCCCTTGCTGCGGGACCTGGTCTTTTAAAGCGTAACTTAGCAAGCCTTCGTCTTGCACTGCCTATGGCGCTTATTGCCTCCGCCTGTGCGATTGGTGGTGCTGTGCTTGGTTTATACCTTTCACAGCTCGACCCACGATACGTACAGACTGCACTCGGTGCGACCATTATGGGTATCTCCATTCTGCTGCTCTGCTCCAAGAACTCAGAATACCCTATCGTTACTAAACAGGATGCGATCAGCCACGCTCTCGGGATTGAAGGTCTCTATCAGGACCAGGCAACAGGTAAAGAATTTGAATGGAAAACTCACCGCACCTTCACCGGTCTACTGCTGTTCGTCGTTATCGGCGTTATGGCAGGTATGTTCGGCCTTGGTGCTGGTTGGGCTAACATCCCTGTTCTCAACCTTCTCATGGGCGCTCCACTGAAAGTTTCTGTAGCAACATCCAAATTCTTACTCTCCATCACAGATACCTCTGCTGCATGGGTGTACATGAACCAGGGTGCTGTTATTCCACTGATCGCTATTCCTTCCATTATCGGCCTGATGCTCGGCTCTCTCGTAGGTGTACGCCTGCTTGCAGTAGCAAAAGCATCTTTCATCCGTTACATGGTTATCGGCGTTCTCTTTTTTGCTGGTTTCAAGGCGCTCGACAAAGGCCTTGGACTCGGTATTATGGGTTAA
- a CDS encoding helix-turn-helix domain-containing protein gives MVKSIYSVEYKAVIDALVAERKHAGITQSQLANKLGKPQSFVSKIESRERRLDIIEFFHICRAMGKDGVEILRSAGIC, from the coding sequence GTGGTGAAATCAATATATTCTGTGGAATATAAAGCTGTTATTGATGCGCTTGTGGCAGAGCGTAAACATGCTGGGATAACTCAATCTCAACTGGCCAATAAATTAGGCAAGCCTCAGTCTTTTGTTTCAAAGATCGAGAGCAGAGAGCGAAGACTTGATATCATTGAGTTTTTTCATATTTGCAGAGCTATGGGTAAAGATGGCGTTGAAATTCTGCGTTCTGCTGGGATTTGCTAA
- a CDS encoding DUF1634 domain-containing protein: MTKQMNVCVTPPEQMRYAVILERGAYLGILIMVITYLLYAFGITTPHVPIETVINNWHLGVHDYLEVTNSPSGWDWLALIGTGDYLNYIGIVLLAVMTIICYATLIIPYFRCGDHIYLAIVIAEILVLLFAASGIVGGGGH; encoded by the coding sequence ATGACAAAACAAATGAACGTGTGCGTAACTCCACCAGAACAAATGCGCTATGCAGTTATTCTGGAACGCGGTGCCTATCTTGGTATCCTAATCATGGTGATTACCTATTTACTCTATGCATTTGGTATTACTACACCACATGTGCCGATTGAAACTGTAATCAACAACTGGCACCTCGGTGTTCATGATTACCTAGAAGTTACCAACAGCCCAAGTGGCTGGGACTGGCTAGCCCTTATCGGTACTGGCGATTACCTGAACTACATCGGAATCGTGCTGCTCGCAGTGATGACTATCATCTGCTACGCAACACTTATTATACCTTATTTCCGCTGTGGCGATCACATCTATCTTGCTATCGTCATAGCTGAAATCTTAGTGCTTCTCTTCGCAGCCTCCGGTATCGTTGGAGGGGGCGGGCACTAA